One genomic segment of Candidatus Ozemobacteraceae bacterium includes these proteins:
- a CDS encoding pseudouridine-5'-phosphate glycosidase → MNYLKISNDVKRAIERGKPVVALESTIITHGMPYPENVQTAREVEQVVRDEGGVPATIALLDGVIRVGLTAGELERLGQEKRCVKISRRDIAAAIVQKKCGGTTVAGTMICAAKAGIRFFATGGIGGVHRGGEETFDISADLEELSRTPVAVISAGAKAILDLPKTLEYLETAGVPVIGFGTDEFPAFYSRESGLKTPLRFDEEGLLAKMLVTHWGLGLNSGVLIANPIPAEDEFAGRSVGKAIETALAEADAAGVKGAAVTPFLLDRVYKATHGKSLEANIALVKNNARLAARIAGEFCRREGSGGSIGFSMKSQKSSSE, encoded by the coding sequence ATGAATTATCTGAAAATTAGCAATGATGTGAAGCGGGCTATTGAGAGAGGCAAACCGGTCGTTGCATTGGAGTCGACTATTATCACTCATGGAATGCCTTACCCGGAGAATGTTCAGACAGCCCGGGAAGTTGAACAGGTCGTTCGAGATGAAGGGGGAGTTCCTGCGACGATTGCTCTTCTGGATGGAGTCATTCGTGTTGGGTTGACGGCTGGCGAACTCGAACGCCTGGGCCAGGAAAAAAGATGCGTCAAAATCAGCAGACGTGACATTGCAGCGGCGATCGTTCAGAAGAAATGCGGTGGAACAACCGTGGCAGGTACAATGATATGTGCGGCAAAGGCCGGCATACGATTTTTTGCCACGGGGGGGATCGGTGGAGTGCACAGGGGAGGTGAAGAGACATTCGACATTTCGGCGGATCTCGAGGAATTGTCCCGTACCCCTGTTGCCGTCATTTCCGCTGGAGCTAAAGCCATTCTCGATCTCCCCAAGACCCTCGAGTATCTGGAGACGGCCGGCGTTCCCGTCATCGGTTTCGGAACGGACGAATTCCCGGCATTTTATTCGCGTGAGTCGGGGTTGAAAACGCCCTTGCGATTCGATGAAGAGGGGTTGCTGGCGAAGATGCTCGTCACGCACTGGGGACTCGGACTGAACTCGGGGGTGTTGATTGCAAATCCGATCCCGGCAGAAGACGAATTCGCAGGAAGATCTGTCGGGAAGGCGATCGAAACCGCGCTTGCCGAGGCTGACGCAGCAGGAGTGAAAGGTGCCGCCGTTACGCCGTTCCTTCTCGACAGGGTTTACAAAGCCACGCACGGGAAAAGTCTCGAGGCGAATATCGCGCTTGTGAAAAACAATGCCCGGCTTGCCGCAAGAATTGCCGGTGAATTTTGCCGACGTGAGGGCAGCGGGGGCTCTATTGGTTTTTCAATGAAAAGCCAGAAAAGCTCCTCTGAATGA
- a CDS encoding alpha-1,4-glucan--maltose-1-phosphate maltosyltransferase produces MVRIPEPVRILIENIRPAVDDGRYPIKREIGDSVEVTADVFRDGHDQIVVWLLDRKQGAKEWHRSPMRCVNQGLDIWQGRFTVTEIGAHEYAIEAFCDLYGSWAADTRKKVDAKVDHSSDLLEGIELAKRFLKWLPKMEQPMVREALKAAESAKSDEARAAILLAPGLVELLSKCPDPATRVVTDRLYPLWVDRVAARFASWYECFPRSCSFKAGKSGTFKDVEARLPEIRAMGFDVLYFPPIHPIGVTNRKGRNNSLKCAPGDPGCPYSIGSAEGGHDAVEPSLGTMKDFEHLVKAAHQHGLEIALDFAVNCSPDHPYLKHHKDWFNIRPDGTIKFAENPPKKYEDIYPINFETKDREGLWEELKRIFLFWAKKGVRIFRVDNPHTKPFNFWQWVISGVQAEYPDVLFLSEAFTRPKVMKALAKLGFSQSYSYFTWRNFKQEIIEYFTELTTYPVAEYMRVNLFVNTPDIFPTFLQKGGRAAYKIRAVLAATLSSVYGIFQGFELCEGEAIPGKEEYLHSDKYEIRFRDWNKPGNIKELITRLNRIRHENPAMQEYDNLKFYKAENEHILFYGKSLGENHVLIAVNLDPFQRHNSFVYVPIADYGIKPDETYQVHDVLTDKRYLWKGERNYVDLDPAAEPANVFVLRKWTAKEQDFDYYK; encoded by the coding sequence ATGGTTAGGATTCCCGAGCCCGTGCGGATTCTCATCGAAAACATCCGGCCGGCGGTCGACGACGGTCGGTACCCGATCAAGCGCGAAATCGGCGATTCCGTCGAAGTGACCGCCGACGTGTTCCGGGACGGCCACGATCAGATCGTCGTCTGGCTCCTCGACAGGAAGCAAGGCGCGAAGGAATGGCACCGAAGCCCGATGCGGTGCGTCAACCAGGGCCTCGACATCTGGCAGGGCCGGTTCACCGTCACTGAGATCGGCGCCCACGAGTATGCGATCGAGGCCTTCTGCGACCTGTACGGGTCGTGGGCGGCGGATACGCGGAAGAAGGTCGACGCGAAGGTCGATCATTCGAGCGATCTGCTCGAGGGAATCGAGCTGGCGAAGCGGTTCCTGAAGTGGCTGCCGAAGATGGAACAGCCGATGGTGCGCGAGGCGCTCAAGGCGGCCGAGTCGGCGAAGAGTGATGAGGCCCGCGCGGCGATTTTGCTCGCGCCAGGCCTCGTGGAGCTGCTGTCGAAGTGTCCGGATCCCGCGACCCGCGTCGTGACGGATCGCCTGTATCCCCTGTGGGTCGACCGCGTCGCGGCGAGGTTCGCGTCCTGGTACGAGTGCTTTCCGCGCTCCTGCTCCTTCAAGGCCGGGAAGAGCGGCACGTTCAAGGACGTCGAGGCCAGGCTGCCGGAGATCCGAGCCATGGGATTCGACGTGCTCTATTTCCCGCCCATCCATCCGATCGGGGTCACCAACCGGAAAGGGCGGAACAACAGCCTGAAATGCGCGCCCGGCGATCCCGGCTGTCCGTATTCGATCGGTAGCGCCGAGGGGGGGCACGATGCGGTCGAGCCGAGTCTCGGAACGATGAAGGATTTCGAGCATCTCGTCAAAGCCGCGCACCAGCACGGTCTCGAGATCGCGCTGGACTTCGCGGTGAATTGCTCACCCGATCATCCGTATCTCAAGCATCACAAGGATTGGTTCAACATCAGGCCCGACGGCACGATCAAGTTCGCGGAGAACCCGCCGAAGAAATACGAGGACATCTACCCGATCAATTTCGAGACGAAGGACCGGGAAGGGTTGTGGGAAGAGTTGAAGCGGATCTTCCTGTTCTGGGCGAAGAAGGGCGTCCGCATCTTCCGGGTCGACAACCCGCATACGAAACCGTTCAACTTCTGGCAGTGGGTGATCTCGGGCGTGCAGGCGGAGTATCCTGACGTGCTGTTCCTGTCCGAGGCGTTCACCCGACCGAAAGTGATGAAGGCTCTCGCGAAGCTCGGGTTCTCGCAGTCGTATTCGTATTTCACCTGGCGCAACTTCAAACAGGAAATCATCGAGTATTTTACCGAACTGACGACGTACCCCGTCGCCGAGTATATGCGCGTGAACCTGTTCGTCAACACCCCGGACATCTTTCCGACGTTCCTCCAGAAGGGCGGACGGGCGGCATACAAGATCAGGGCGGTGCTGGCGGCGACCCTCTCCTCGGTATACGGCATTTTCCAGGGCTTCGAGCTGTGCGAAGGGGAGGCGATTCCGGGCAAAGAGGAATACTTGCATTCGGACAAATACGAGATCCGGTTCCGCGACTGGAACAAACCCGGCAACATAAAGGAGCTCATCACCCGGCTGAATCGCATCCGGCATGAGAATCCCGCCATGCAGGAATACGACAACCTGAAGTTCTACAAGGCCGAGAATGAACATATTCTCTTCTATGGAAAGAGCCTGGGCGAGAACCACGTGCTGATCGCGGTTAATCTCGATCCGTTCCAGCGGCACAACTCGTTCGTCTACGTTCCCATCGCCGATTACGGCATCAAGCCGGATGAGACCTACCAGGTGCATGACGTCCTGACCGACAAACGGTATCTCTGGAAGGGCGAGCGCAACTATGTCGATCTCGACCCGGCGGCCGAACCGGCGAACGTGTTTGTGCTCCGCAAATGGACGGCGAAGGAACAGGACTTCGATTATTACAAGTGA
- the glgA gene encoding glycogen synthase: MKALFLTNEYPPYVYGGAGVHVEYLTRELARMIDVDVRCYGDQNSECERLKVRGYQPRDSYGSVPKELRGVMTTLDRDLGFVGSAIDANLVHCHTWYTHMAGIWAKLNYGIPLVLTTHSLEPLRPWKREQLGNGYDFSCWVEKTAIEMADALIAVSQGTKDDILKYFSVDPNRIHIIHNGIDIDEFRKKSSRSLLDRLGVPNQPYILFVGRITRQKGIIHLVNALPYIDPKIPVVLCAGAPDTPEIGEEMKQGVDRVAATRGNVFWVREMVDRPTLIELYSNAAVFCCPSIYEPFGIINLEAMACEVPVVASAVGGIPEVVVDGDTGYLVPLRQMDRSPFEPLDPPAFSRDLAARLSELMADEKKRVAMGLKGRKRVEDVFSWTSIARQTLDMYRSLYKEK, translated from the coding sequence GTGAAGGCATTGTTTCTGACGAACGAGTATCCGCCCTACGTGTATGGCGGCGCCGGCGTGCATGTCGAGTATCTGACGCGTGAGCTCGCCCGGATGATCGATGTCGATGTGCGATGTTACGGGGACCAGAACTCCGAGTGCGAGCGGCTGAAGGTTCGAGGATACCAGCCGCGCGATTCATACGGGAGCGTTCCGAAAGAACTGCGGGGCGTGATGACGACCCTGGACCGGGACCTCGGCTTCGTCGGTTCGGCGATCGACGCGAATCTGGTTCATTGCCACACCTGGTACACGCACATGGCGGGAATCTGGGCCAAGCTCAATTACGGCATTCCGCTCGTTCTCACGACCCATTCGCTCGAGCCGCTCCGGCCTTGGAAACGCGAGCAGCTCGGCAACGGGTATGATTTCTCCTGCTGGGTCGAGAAGACGGCCATCGAGATGGCCGACGCCCTCATCGCCGTCAGTCAGGGGACGAAGGACGATATTCTGAAGTATTTTTCTGTCGATCCGAACCGGATCCATATCATCCACAACGGAATCGACATCGACGAGTTCCGGAAAAAGTCGTCTCGCTCCCTGCTCGACCGCCTCGGCGTGCCGAACCAGCCGTACATTCTCTTCGTCGGCCGCATCACGCGGCAGAAGGGCATCATCCATCTCGTCAATGCCCTTCCCTACATCGATCCGAAGATTCCGGTCGTGCTGTGCGCGGGGGCCCCGGACACACCCGAGATCGGCGAGGAAATGAAGCAGGGCGTCGATCGGGTCGCCGCGACTCGCGGCAACGTGTTCTGGGTGCGCGAGATGGTCGACCGGCCTACGCTGATCGAACTGTATTCGAATGCCGCGGTGTTCTGCTGTCCCTCGATCTACGAGCCGTTCGGTATCATCAATCTCGAGGCGATGGCCTGCGAGGTGCCGGTCGTGGCGAGCGCCGTGGGGGGGATTCCCGAGGTGGTCGTCGACGGGGACACGGGATATCTCGTTCCCCTCCGCCAGATGGATCGGAGCCCGTTCGAACCCCTCGATCCCCCGGCGTTTTCCCGGGACCTGGCCGCCAGGCTGAGCGAATTGATGGCCGACGAGAAGAAACGCGTCGCCATGGGCCTGAAGGGCCGGAAGCGGGTGGAGGATGTCTTCAGCTGGACGAGCATCGCCCGCCAGACGCTAGATATGTATCGTTCGCTATACAAGGAGAAGTGA
- a CDS encoding PP2C family protein-serine/threonine phosphatase, whose protein sequence is MKTLLAAISLAAVALFLVLFMAQAQWLSQGAAFLRKDLHGAQRVIRYYERLLLEHHDLRLKRIALEGRLDHEYRQPLDLSLQVISDVATEIDQLLVNHPRRYRWIQISGIVSAHQGAIRTYIRLAQQLELATWKAGSAGASATVTADIHVAHFLELVRHLSESATGMSWLHPYAWAGLAGHARALLMSLSSLANLLPPPSFDEQSIRLSLARIRQEAAGYEATIATMVRREIDQFWRDLSSTSELFVSQGEAYFSSRLPAWGFFLFICGCSLFYFHYRIALHLRQMSRRFSDSSLPTKIPPLPPSGIREIDEFERCLVQIADNFHRELQMNSRHIKAITTIWNVLGDLGRERADLREKPSDALSGSLERLLTLLGNQVPSISLARILESTNDGLFPMTQDYVSPAFRSSEKFAAYTRSTGARQRLGWTNSLSGWIARHAAIDPWTPDSGGDVYRISAPLRQIREFGLTPTHEQGLDGAVIGIRLLSQKGETPSDNRSGLLVLYFDDPENVPGESDWMFMTIMAHQIVSVIETAELLDISNRQRHLTSQLGIAREIQASTRPPKPPVVNGLEIDAVISMASQVGGDYYDFIPFRDGRIGIVVADVSGKGVPAALLTMVLKTTFKALRVETLSPAQVLREVNRILIGIIAESYFITMTYGIIDPSTRSMNLANAGHTPVLHRTKNGGSDIVIPVEIPGYPLGVIETSFKERKVTLEAGDTLLFFTDGVLDCCNKAGERFGMTGLETFLKETSSVNLPARRLLARLDSFREGLDAPDDITAVSVTFQNGDAGTAQPESNPDHGVLQTRSP, encoded by the coding sequence ATGAAAACCCTGCTGGCAGCAATAAGCCTTGCTGCCGTAGCGCTGTTTCTCGTATTATTCATGGCCCAGGCTCAGTGGCTGTCACAGGGGGCGGCCTTTCTGCGGAAAGACCTGCACGGCGCCCAACGGGTCATCAGATATTATGAGCGCCTCCTCCTCGAGCACCACGATTTGAGGCTCAAGCGGATCGCCCTCGAAGGAAGACTCGATCATGAGTATCGTCAGCCGCTGGACCTCTCTCTCCAGGTCATTTCCGACGTCGCGACAGAAATCGACCAACTGCTCGTCAACCATCCGAGACGGTACCGCTGGATTCAGATATCCGGCATTGTTTCCGCCCATCAGGGAGCCATTCGCACGTATATCCGCCTGGCTCAGCAGCTCGAACTCGCGACATGGAAAGCGGGCAGCGCCGGAGCTTCCGCCACCGTCACGGCCGACATCCACGTCGCTCATTTCCTCGAGCTGGTGCGGCATCTGAGCGAGTCCGCCACCGGCATGAGCTGGCTGCATCCCTATGCATGGGCCGGCCTCGCCGGACATGCACGCGCGCTCTTGATGAGCCTCTCGAGCCTGGCGAACCTCCTTCCGCCCCCCTCCTTCGACGAGCAATCCATCAGGCTCTCTCTCGCGCGCATCCGCCAGGAGGCCGCGGGATACGAAGCCACGATCGCGACGATGGTCCGGAGAGAAATCGATCAGTTCTGGCGCGACCTCTCGTCGACCTCCGAACTCTTCGTTTCCCAGGGCGAGGCCTATTTTTCTTCACGCCTTCCGGCCTGGGGCTTTTTCCTGTTCATCTGCGGCTGCTCGCTTTTCTACTTCCATTACCGCATCGCCCTGCACCTGCGCCAGATGAGCAGGAGGTTTTCCGACTCCTCGCTCCCTACGAAAATCCCTCCGCTCCCGCCCTCCGGCATTCGCGAAATAGACGAATTCGAGCGCTGCCTCGTCCAGATCGCGGATAATTTTCACCGGGAACTGCAGATGAATTCACGTCACATCAAGGCGATCACCACCATCTGGAACGTCCTTGGCGATCTCGGCCGGGAACGGGCCGATCTGCGAGAGAAACCGTCCGACGCACTCTCGGGAAGCCTCGAGCGTCTTCTCACCCTCCTCGGGAACCAGGTTCCATCGATCTCTCTCGCCCGCATCCTGGAATCGACCAATGACGGTCTGTTCCCCATGACGCAGGATTACGTGTCCCCCGCGTTCCGGTCGTCGGAAAAGTTCGCCGCATACACGCGCTCAACGGGCGCCCGGCAACGCCTTGGCTGGACGAACAGCCTGAGCGGCTGGATCGCCCGGCATGCGGCGATCGACCCCTGGACGCCAGACTCCGGCGGCGATGTCTACCGCATTTCGGCTCCACTCCGCCAGATCAGGGAGTTCGGCCTCACTCCCACGCACGAGCAGGGGCTCGACGGAGCCGTCATCGGCATCCGGCTCCTTTCGCAGAAAGGCGAGACTCCTTCGGACAACAGGTCCGGTCTCCTCGTTCTGTATTTCGACGACCCGGAAAATGTCCCGGGCGAATCCGACTGGATGTTCATGACCATCATGGCGCACCAGATCGTGTCGGTCATCGAGACGGCCGAACTCCTCGACATCTCGAACAGGCAACGCCATCTCACGAGCCAACTGGGCATCGCCCGCGAGATCCAGGCGAGCACGAGACCGCCGAAACCGCCCGTCGTCAACGGCCTCGAGATTGATGCGGTCATCTCGATGGCCTCCCAGGTCGGCGGCGACTACTACGATTTCATCCCCTTCCGCGACGGGCGCATCGGCATCGTGGTCGCCGACGTCAGCGGCAAAGGCGTCCCCGCTGCGCTCCTGACGATGGTTCTGAAAACCACCTTCAAGGCACTCCGCGTCGAAACCCTGTCCCCTGCCCAGGTTCTTCGCGAAGTCAACCGGATCCTGATCGGGATCATCGCCGAAAGTTACTTCATCACCATGACATACGGCATCATTGATCCGTCAACCCGCAGCATGAATCTCGCCAATGCCGGACACACCCCGGTGCTGCATCGCACGAAGAATGGCGGCAGCGACATCGTGATTCCCGTCGAAATCCCGGGGTATCCGCTCGGCGTCATCGAGACCTCCTTCAAGGAACGGAAAGTCACGCTCGAAGCGGGAGACACCCTTCTGTTTTTCACCGACGGCGTCCTCGACTGCTGCAACAAAGCCGGGGAACGATTCGGCATGACGGGACTCGAGACCTTCCTCAAGGAAACGAGCTCCGTCAACCTGCCGGCGCGCCGCCTTCTCGCCAGGCTCGATTCGTTCCGCGAAGGGCTCGACGCTCCCGACGACATCACCGCCGTTTCCGTGACGTTCCAAAACGGCGACGCCGGAACGGCGCAACCGGAATCGAACCCCGACCATGGAGTCCTGCAGACCCGTTCGCCCTGA